In Equus przewalskii isolate Varuska chromosome 15, EquPr2, whole genome shotgun sequence, a single genomic region encodes these proteins:
- the IL17RB gene encoding interleukin-17 receptor B isoform X2: protein MSLVLLSLASLCWGAVPREPTIQCGSEAGPSPEWMVQHTLTPGDLRDLQVEPVKSRVATEDYSVLMNISWILRADASIRFLKATKICVTGKSNFQSYSCVRCNYTEAFQTQTRPSGGKWTFSYIGFPVELDTLYFIGAHNIPNANMNGDGPSLSVNFTSPGSLWDPNITACKKNEKMVEVNFTTSPLGNRYMALIQNNTVIGLSNVLENKLTRTSVVIPVTGESEGAVVQLTPYFHTCGSDCIRRRGIVVLCPHTGASSPPDNSRSVLGGWLPFLLPALLVATWVLAVGIYLTWRHERIKKTSFPTTALLSPIKVLVVYPSEICFHHTVCYFTKFLQNHCRTEVILEKWQKKKIAEMGPVQWLTTQKKAADKVIFLLSNNVNNVCDGTCGKSEGSPHENSQDLFPLAFNLFCSDLRSQNHLHKYMVVYFREADTKDDYDALHVCPKYCLMKDAAAFCTELLHVEQHVSVGKRWRACHNRCSAL, encoded by the exons ATGTCGCTAGTGCTGCTGAGCCTGGCCTCGCTGTGCTGGGGTGCCGTGCCCCGAGAGCCG ACGATTCAGTGTGGCTCTGAAGCCG GACCGTCTCCAGAGTGGATGGTTCAACACACTCTGACCCCAGGAGACTTGAGGGACCTCCAGGTGGAACCTGTTAAAAGCAGGGTTGCAACAGAGGACTATTCAGTTTTGATGAACATAAGCTGGATACTCCGGGCAGATG CCAGCATCCGCTTTTTGAAGGCCACCAAGATCTGCGTGACAGGCAAAAGCAACTTCCAGTCCTACAGCTGCGTGAGGTGCAACTACACAGAGGCCTTCCAGACTCAGACCAGACCCTCTGGCGGCAAA TGGACGTTTTCCTACATAGGCTTTCCTGTGGAGCTGGACACACTCTATTTCATTGGGGCCCATAATATCCCCAATGCAAATATGAATGGAGACGGCCCCTCCCTGTCTGTGAATTTCACCTCACCAG GAAGTCTGTGGGATCCAAACATCACTGCTTGTAAGAAAAACGAGAAGATGGTGGAAGTGAATTTTACAACTAGTCCCCTTGGAAACAGATACATGGCTCTTATCCAAAATAACACCGTAATTGGGCTTTCTAATGTGTTGGAG AACAAACTGACTCGCACTTCCGTGGTGATTCCAGTGACTGGGGAAAGTGAAGGTGCTGTGGTCCAG CTGACTCCGTATTTCCATACCTGTGGCAGTGACTGCATCCGACGCAGAGGAATCGTGGTGCTTTGCCCACACACAGgggcctcctcccctccagacAACA GCAGAAGCGTGCTGGGTGGCTGGCTGCCgttcctcctcccagctctgctggtGGCCACGTGGGTGCTGGCGGTCGGGATCTATCTCACGTGGAGGCATG AAAGGATCAAGAAGACTTCCTTCCCTACTACCGCGCTACTGTCCCCCATTAAGGTTCTTGTGGTTTACCCATCTGAGATATGTTTCCATCACACAGTCTGTTACTTCACTAAATTTCTTCAAAACCATTGCAGAACTGAGGTTATCCTTGAAAagtggcagaaaaagaaaatagctgaGATGGGTCCAGTGCAGTGGCTTACCACTCAAAAGAAAGCAGCGGATAAagtcatcttccttctttctaataACGTCAACAACGTGTGTGATGGTACCTGTGGCAAGAGCGAGGGTAGCCCCCATGAGAACTCCCAAGACCTGTTCCCCCTTGCCTTTAACCTCTTCTGCAGTGATCTGagaagccagaatcacctgcacaAATACATGGTGGTCTATTTTAGAGAGGCTGATACCAAAGATGATTACGACGCGCTCCATGTCTGCCCCAAGTACTGCCTCATGAAAGACGCTGCTGCTTTCTGCACAGAACTGCTCCATGTTGAGCAGCATGTGTCAGTGGGAAAAAGGTGGCGAGCCTGCCACAACAGATGCTCTGCCTTGTAG
- the IL17RB gene encoding interleukin-17 receptor B isoform X1: MSLVLLSLASLCWGAVPREPTIQCGSEAGPSPEWMVQHTLTPGDLRDLQVEPVKSRVATEDYSVLMNISWILRADASIRFLKATKICVTGKSNFQSYSCVRCNYTEAFQTQTRPSGGKWTFSYIGFPVELDTLYFIGAHNIPNANMNGDGPSLSVNFTSPGCLDHVMKYKKKCIEAGSLWDPNITACKKNEKMVEVNFTTSPLGNRYMALIQNNTVIGLSNVLENKLTRTSVVIPVTGESEGAVVQLTPYFHTCGSDCIRRRGIVVLCPHTGASSPPDNSRSVLGGWLPFLLPALLVATWVLAVGIYLTWRHERIKKTSFPTTALLSPIKVLVVYPSEICFHHTVCYFTKFLQNHCRTEVILEKWQKKKIAEMGPVQWLTTQKKAADKVIFLLSNNVNNVCDGTCGKSEGSPHENSQDLFPLAFNLFCSDLRSQNHLHKYMVVYFREADTKDDYDALHVCPKYCLMKDAAAFCTELLHVEQHVSVGKRWRACHNRCSAL; encoded by the exons ATGTCGCTAGTGCTGCTGAGCCTGGCCTCGCTGTGCTGGGGTGCCGTGCCCCGAGAGCCG ACGATTCAGTGTGGCTCTGAAGCCG GACCGTCTCCAGAGTGGATGGTTCAACACACTCTGACCCCAGGAGACTTGAGGGACCTCCAGGTGGAACCTGTTAAAAGCAGGGTTGCAACAGAGGACTATTCAGTTTTGATGAACATAAGCTGGATACTCCGGGCAGATG CCAGCATCCGCTTTTTGAAGGCCACCAAGATCTGCGTGACAGGCAAAAGCAACTTCCAGTCCTACAGCTGCGTGAGGTGCAACTACACAGAGGCCTTCCAGACTCAGACCAGACCCTCTGGCGGCAAA TGGACGTTTTCCTACATAGGCTTTCCTGTGGAGCTGGACACACTCTATTTCATTGGGGCCCATAATATCCCCAATGCAAATATGAATGGAGACGGCCCCTCCCTGTCTGTGAATTTCACCTCACCAG GCTGCCTAGACCATgtaatgaaatacaaaaaaaagtgCATCGAGGCAG GAAGTCTGTGGGATCCAAACATCACTGCTTGTAAGAAAAACGAGAAGATGGTGGAAGTGAATTTTACAACTAGTCCCCTTGGAAACAGATACATGGCTCTTATCCAAAATAACACCGTAATTGGGCTTTCTAATGTGTTGGAG AACAAACTGACTCGCACTTCCGTGGTGATTCCAGTGACTGGGGAAAGTGAAGGTGCTGTGGTCCAG CTGACTCCGTATTTCCATACCTGTGGCAGTGACTGCATCCGACGCAGAGGAATCGTGGTGCTTTGCCCACACACAGgggcctcctcccctccagacAACA GCAGAAGCGTGCTGGGTGGCTGGCTGCCgttcctcctcccagctctgctggtGGCCACGTGGGTGCTGGCGGTCGGGATCTATCTCACGTGGAGGCATG AAAGGATCAAGAAGACTTCCTTCCCTACTACCGCGCTACTGTCCCCCATTAAGGTTCTTGTGGTTTACCCATCTGAGATATGTTTCCATCACACAGTCTGTTACTTCACTAAATTTCTTCAAAACCATTGCAGAACTGAGGTTATCCTTGAAAagtggcagaaaaagaaaatagctgaGATGGGTCCAGTGCAGTGGCTTACCACTCAAAAGAAAGCAGCGGATAAagtcatcttccttctttctaataACGTCAACAACGTGTGTGATGGTACCTGTGGCAAGAGCGAGGGTAGCCCCCATGAGAACTCCCAAGACCTGTTCCCCCTTGCCTTTAACCTCTTCTGCAGTGATCTGagaagccagaatcacctgcacaAATACATGGTGGTCTATTTTAGAGAGGCTGATACCAAAGATGATTACGACGCGCTCCATGTCTGCCCCAAGTACTGCCTCATGAAAGACGCTGCTGCTTTCTGCACAGAACTGCTCCATGTTGAGCAGCATGTGTCAGTGGGAAAAAGGTGGCGAGCCTGCCACAACAGATGCTCTGCCTTGTAG